DNA from Acidobacteriota bacterium:
CTTCGGTCTTCGCACGGGCGCATGGATTCAGAATATTTTCACTATTCTAAAAGTGGGCGCCCTCGTGGGGTTGGTGGTGGCGGGGCTATGGTGGGAAGCAAACCGAACACGGGCAGCGGTGGTACATACAAGCTTCTGGGGAAACGCTCGCTGGGACACAGCCGCACTAACCATCCTGGCGGTTGCGCTTGTGGGCCCTCTATTTTCGTCGGATGCATGGAACAACGTTACCTTTACGGGCGCCGAGGTCAAAAACGCCAAGCGCAACCTCCCTCTGGCGCTGCTGATCGGCACTGGCGTTGTATGCTGCATCTATTTTCTGACCAACGTAATATACATTCGAGCTCTGCCGTTTGCCGCGATCCAACACGCTCCCGAAGACCGTGTGGCGACGGCAGTCATGGAAGCCATGGTGGGATCAAAAGGGGCGGGGCTGATGGCCGCCGCGATTGTCATCTCCACGTTTGGTTGCATGAATGGAATGAGTCTGGCCGGCGCAAGGGTCTATTACGCCATGGCCCGGGACCGGCTGTTCTTTTCAAAAGTGGGCAAAGTGAGCCCTAAATACCACACGCCGGCGGTTTCGCTGATGGTCCAGGCGGTTTGGGCCTCCCTGCTGACTCTGAGCGGCACTTACAACGAGTTGCTGGATTACGTGATTTTTGCGGTGCTGCTATTCTATATTTTGACTATCCTTGGCCTTTTCCGGTTGCGCAGGACGCGGCCGGACGCCCCGCGTCCTTACCGGGCGTGGGGGTACCCGGTCGTGCCTGTCCTATACATCGTGCTTGCTTTGTTTATTGAATGGGCTTTATTGATGAACCGGCCGGCGCGGAGCCTGGCAGGCCTCGGGATTGTGGCCGTAGGAATCCCAATCTATTTCCTCTGGCACAGGCGGAGCTTTCCGGCTGGCGGGTAAGAACAATTTGGAGGCAGGATGTCTGATTTATGGGTGAAAAAGAGCATCGAACAATTACGCCAGGAATCCGTAGATGGTGAATGTGGGCTGCGCCGCGCGCTGGGACCCATCGCCCTGATTTCGCTCGGTATCGGCGCCATCGTGGGAGCTGGAATCTTTGTCATCAGCGGCGTCGCTGTCCAGCACACCGGGCCAGCCCTGGTGCTCTCCGTAATTCTTTCCGGCATTGGCTGCGCCTTTGCGGGACTCTGCTACTCGGAATTTGCTTCTATGATTCCGATTGCCGGCAGTGCTTACACCTACGCCTACGCAACCATCGGCGAGTTCCTCGCCTGGATTATCGGCTGGGACCTGATTCTTGAATATGCCGTAGGCGCTACAACCGTATCCATTGGATGGTCCGGTTACACGCTCTCCTTTCTACGGACGCTCCATATTCCCTTCCCGGCGGCGCTGGCCAGCAGCCCCTGGACGCCGATGAAAAATGCGAATGGGACCGTGGTCCATGCCTATTTCAACTTTCCGGCGTTTTTTATCATTGCCGTGATTACTGTGTTGCTGATTCTGGGCATCCGTGAATCGGCAAGTTTCAACAATGTTGTCGTCATCATTAAGGTGATGGTCCTGCTGCTGTTTATCGGGGTGTGCGCGCTCTTTATCACCAGGGCCAACTGGGTCCCCTTTCTGCCCCCGAATACGGGGACTTTTGGGGATTTTGGATGGAGTGGCGTCCTGCGCGGGGCCGGCCTGATCTTTTTTGCTTACATCGGGTTTGATGCCGTCTCGACGGCCGCGCAGGAAGCCCGCAACCCGGAGCGTGATATGCCGATCGGCATCATGGGTTCCCTGGGAATATCCACGGTGATTTACATCGGGGTTGTCCTGGTTCTGACCGGAGTTACACCCTTTACCCGTCTGAACGTCCCAGACCCGCTTGCCGTTGCGGTTGACTCGACTTCCGCCCACTGGCTCTCGCCAATTGTTAAAGCCGGCGCCATCCTGGGGACAACCGCGGTGATTCTGGTGATGCTGCTGGGCCAGACGCGTATCTTCTACACCATGGCCTCCGACGGCTTGCTGCCCAGGGTTTTCGGCACGGTCCATCCGCGCTATCGAACGCCTTATAAGAGCACAGCGCTGGTTGGTGTGCTGGTAGCCGTGGCAGGTGGTCTTATTCCGCTGCGAATTGTCGGGGAACTGGTCAGCATCGGCACCCTGCTGGCTTTCGTCATCGTTTGCGGGTCCGTCCTGGCGATGCGTAAGATGCGTCCTGATATCCATCGTCCGTTCCGTACTCCGGCTGTGTGGTTTGTCGCGCCGATGGGGATGATTGTCTGCCTGGCGCAAATGGTGGGCCTGCCTTTTGATACCTGGATTCGCTTATTTGTTTGGATGGCAATTGGATTTGTCATTTATTTCGGGTATAGCCGCCGCCACAGTCTTCTGCGCCGCGCCGGGAAGCAGTCTTCAGCAACTTCGGTTGCGAAAGCGGAAAGCTGATTCAGGAGGGCTACCTTAATGGGAGCAATGCGGCGCCGTTCGCGTTCCGCTGCCGACCCAGCCTTTCTCGCCGCTTTGGACGGACACGGGTTTTTCCGCTCGCCTGATGAGTCCGGGAGGGTGAGTGCTAGCCTCAGTCGTTGACTTGCTTCTCAGGGAATATCGCACGCGACCCATGGCGCGCTTTACCGCATGGCTGCTGGCTTTTGGCACAGCCTTGTGGGTGGAAGGCATCATCTCGGGCGGAGCCCCGGGGTTGCTGTGGGCCCTGTTTGTCATTGGGCTGGCTGTTTCTGCTGGTTATTATCTTGTCCGGCTGACCGGCGCTTTCAAACATTACATCCTTTGGCACCTCCGCCGAAGGCTTGTTGTCACTTACATCTTTATTGCTGTTGTTCCTATCGTTCTGATCCTGGTTCTGTTGGGAGTGGGTGCTGTCATACTCAACGGCCAGTTTGCCGCATTTCTGGTGACCCACAACGTCAACGGCCAGGTCGAGAAGTTGGAGCAGTTAAATCGCATTGTGGCCCACGAGGCCTACCTGAGCCGGGCAAGAACTCCGAGCCAGCTGTTGGACCAGTTGCAACAGTTCTACGTACAACAGCTTTCCCAGCATTCCGCAAATTATCCTGGCCTTGAGGTCGTGCTTCGTGTGGACAACGAGGCGCGCGCGTTTGATCTCAACGGCACGCCAATCTCCAGCGTGTCCACCATTCCCGCCTGGTTCAAGGCGGAAGAGTTTTCAGGCGTTGTATCAGATGGCGGCGGGCTGTTTCTGCGAGCTGCTGATCAGGGCAATACGCCCGCCGGGCGGATCACGATGATTCTTTCAGAGCCGTTCAGGCCAGAGTTGATGGACCTGCTTGGCCAAGGCATCGGGCCGGTCGGCGTCATACAGGCAAGTATCGTCGATGCAGTTTCGATGCAGGCCGTAAAAGAGAGTCTGCCGGGGTCTGCCGGAGGTAAGCCCCAGGAGCAAGTCATCGCGCGCTCAAGATCGCTTCACCTCCCGCCGCCGGCCAACTTGCTGGACACCGATGTCTTTGGAACCTCCTCATTGGATGTCATCCGCTGGAACGGTACGGAGGAGGGTTCTCTTTCCCAGCCGGTTTTTGTGTCCGTTACTTCCAGGTTATCCATTCTCAGCCGGCACCTGCTTGCTACGCTTGGCCAATATTCCCGAATTTATCTCACCGCGTTCCTGGTGATAGCAATTGTTTTCCTTGCTATTGAACTCCTTTCACTAGTTGCCGGAATCCGCCTGGTCCGCACAATTACTGGGACGGTTGACCGGTTGTATGAGGCTACAGAACACATTCGAGCCGGTGATCTTTCCCACCGGATTAGCATGCCGGCGCAGGACCAACTGAGTTCACTGGGCGGGGCCTTCGACAATATGATGGAATCGCTTCAAACCCTCTTGCGCGAGTCGCAGGAAAAGACCCGGCTGGAACACGACATCCAGATCGCTCACGAGATCCAGGAGCAGTTGTTCCCGAGCGGAGCTCCAAAGGTGGCAGGGCTGGAACTTTACGGCATCTGCCGGCCGGCCCGGGGAGTCAGCGGTGATTACTACGACTTTCTCCCGATAGGCAACGAAAAGGTTGGAATGGTGCTGGGTGACGTCAGCGGCAAGGGGGTTTCGGCAGCGTTGATCATGGCGGCCATCCAGTCTCTGATTCGGACCCGTCTTTATCTGGAGCCAACGCCGGGGAAGTCTGATTCTGACCGCTTCTCGACGGCGCGTTTCTTCAGCGTGTTGAACCAGCAGATGTTCGAAAATACCCCCGAAGAAAAGTATGCAACCTGCTTCTATGCCTTGTATGATTCTGGCACGCGCCAGCTCATTTATACGAACGCCGGCCATCCCGCACCGGTCCTTTTCCGAAAGGAAGAAGTGGTTCGCCTGGACGCTGGAGGAACGCCGTTGGGATTGATTTCACCGGTGTCTTATTGCGAGGCGAAGTTTGTTCTTGAGCCGGGAGACACTCTGGTCGCTTTTACCGACGGCTTCACGGAAAGTGAAAACAGTTTTGAGGACGAGTTTGGCGAACGTCGGCTGATTGAGGTGGTTCGGCGCGCAAAAGGGGGCCCGCTGCATGCGCTCGTAGATGAAGTTTACAGAAGCGTTGAAGAATGGACTGGCGGTGGCGAGCCGCAGGATGATATGACGCTGATCGTGGCCCGGGCGACCCCTGAGTGAGGCCTCCTCCCGCCGTTGTCGATGCTCACGATGCTCAGTAAACTGAAGTTGCTTCACCGCTGGTTAGCGGCTTTCCCGCTCCAGATGAGATCGAGCCAGGCCGAGGTTGGATGGAGCGGTCGGTTTGTGACGGTTGCATTTCAGTCGGTTTGTTCAAGCGAAGTCTGGAGAAGCTCCGGGGTGGTTGTCTCGTCAGCTCCGGGAGGAATAAGGCAGTGAAAAGCATCCGGACCGCTGGCCTCGTGAGTGCGCTTCTTATTGCTCTCCTTACCATCGGGACGGCAGGTTTCCATTTCGTTCAGGGATGGAGTTGGTTCAAATCCCTCTACGCGACGCTGATGACGGTTTCTACCATCGGCGGGGGGCCTGAAAATGAGCTGAACGGCCGGGGAGAAGTCTTCAATGCTATCCTGATTCTGCTTGGCGTTGCGACTGTGGGCTTTGCAATTGGAACGCTTACAAAGGCGATGATAGAATTCGAGTTGGGTTCGTTCTTTGGACGCCGCCGGATGGAAAAGGAAATTTCAGCCCTGAAAAGCCACTTTATCATTTGCGGCGTGGGCCGCGTGGGGCGCCGTGTCGCATCGGAGGTTTCGGCACGCAAATTTCCTCTGGTTATTATTGAACGAGACCCTGCACGGGCTGCCTGGGCCCAGGAACGAGGCTTTCCGGTCATCATCGGAGATGCCGCAAGCGAGGCCGTCCTGCGCAAGGCTCACATCGAATCCGCCCGAGCATTAGCCAGCGCCGTCACTTCTGACGCCCAGAACGTCTACATCGTTCTTACCGCGCGCGGCATTGCGCCTCACATTCCGATCGTGGCGCGCGCAAGCGAAGAAGACGCGGAATCGAAGCTTCTCAGGGCTGGAGCGACAACCGTCGTTTCACCTTATAGTTTTGCAGGGCAGCGCATCGCACGCACGCTGACCAGCCCCTATGTTCAGCGGTTTATTGATATGGCGCTTTCCTCCCTCAGCGAGACCAGCCTGGAGATTGAAGAAGTTAAGGTGGGGAATCCTTCCAACCTGGCGGGCAAGCGTCTGGAGGAAGCCAACATCCGTGACCGGTTTGGCCTGATTGTCCTTGCGATTCGCCATCAAGACGGCCAATTGGATTTCAATCCCAATTCAACCCAAACCATCGCCGCTGGCGACTATCTCATCGTGATGGGCAATTCGCAAAATTTAAGACAGCTTGAATCCCAGGCAGGCGTTAAGGAATGAAGATCCTCACAGCCGCCCAGATGCAGGACGTTGACCGGGCCACAACGGAAATCTACGGTGTGCCCAGCCTGACACTGATGGAAAACGCCGGCCGCAGCGTAGTTATGTTCCTGCACAAGCGGTTTTCTCCGCTTGGATCGCAGGAGATTGTGATCCTTTGCGGCAAGGGAAACAACGGTGGCGACGGTATGGTGGTCGCTCGTGTGCTGCGCGAGTCGGGCCACGAGCCGCGCGTGCTGCTGCTGGCAGAACCAGAAACCCTGCGTGGCGATGCCGAAATCAATTACAGGCGGCTTGCCGAGGAAGGCTTACCTTTGACGGTTCCCGACCACGCTTCCTGGCAGGAGATTAAGGGGAAGCTGAGCAATGCGACCCTGGTGGTTGACGCGATCCTGGGCACTGGCATCTCGAAACCCCTGAGCGGGTTTCTTCTCGACGTGGTTAGAGACATTCCGATAGCCTTCCCAAGGGCCAAAGTTGTTGCCGTTGATTTGCCCACCGGACTCGCCGCCGACAGTGGCGGCCTGATAGGGGAGTGCGCGCGCGCCGATGCATCAGTAACTTTTACGGCCCCTAAGATTGCACACATTTTTCCGCCCGCCTGCGAGAAAGTGGGTGATTGGGTTGTGAGGCCCATCGGCACTCCGCCCGAAGCGCTGGCGGCAAATCCGGATTTTTTCCTCAATCTCCTCGAGCCGCACGACCTGGAGTGGCTTGTCAAGCCGCGTAAACTCGAGGCGCACAAGGGCAATTTCGGCCACGTGCTGGTCATTGGCGGGTCTGTCGGAAAAACGGGAGCTGCCGCGATGGCGGCGAAAGCCGCGCTACGCGCCGGTGCGGGGTTGGCCACAGTGGCTACACCCAAAAGCGCTTTGCCGGTCATTGCATCGCTGAGCATGGAAATCATGACGGAGCCTTTGCCCGAGACAAGTGCCGGTACCATTGCCATGAGCGCCATCAAGGATGGCCCTCTAGACACTTTGGTGGAAGGAAAATCTGTGCTGGCGGTAGGCCCTGGCGCGGGACGAGACCCTGAAACGGCGGAACTGATCCGGGAGGTTGTTAACCGTTACGAACTTCCGGTTGTGCTGGATGCCGACGGATTGAATGCATTTGCCGGTTGCATTGCGACGCTCCTCACTGGGGATCGAGTTCGTGTCCTGACGCCCCACCCCGGAGAAATGGGGCGGCTTGCAGGCGAAAAGACCTCGGAGATAGTTGCCCATCGAGTGGACGTGGCCCGCAGGTTCGCTCAAAAAAATGGCGTTCAGCTTGTCTTGAAGGGTTTCCGGACGCTCACCGCAGCGCCGGGCGGGCAGGTGTGGGTGAACCCGACTGGAAACCCCGGCATGGCGACGGGTGGTTCTGGCGATGTGCTCACGGGTATTACCGCGGCATTGCTGGCCCAGTATCCTGACCGTTCGCCGACGGAAGTAACTGCTGCTGCCGTTTATCTACACGGGTTGGCGGGTGACATTGCCGCACGCAAGCTTGGCGAGGCTTCCGTAATTGCAGGTGACATCCTTGAGTCATTGCCAAGGGCATTTCGGGAAATTCAAAGGCAATTGTATTGCTGATTTGCTTATGGGAGCTATGCGACGGGCGCCTGGGGAGAATGCTCCGGGCGTTCGTAAAGATCCGCTGGAATTTGTAACCCACTCGCCAGAAGAGACGGTGGAACTGGGCGCTAAGCTGGCCTGGCAATTGCCGTATCCCTGCCTGCTCATTTTGGAGGGCGAACTCGGAAGCGGTAAGACCACGCTCGTCAAGGGAATTGTCTCCGGGTTGGGCGTTGCGCGCCAGGAGGATGTGACAAGCCCTTCCTTCACACTGGTTCACGAGTATGGAACGGACCGCAAAGTTTATCATGCAGACCTTTACCGTGTGGAAGGCGTAAGGGAACAGTCAACGCTAGGCCTCGAGGATTTGCTGGAGCAAGAAGCCATGGTCATCGTAGAATGGGGAGAAAAGCTGATCGACCAGAATATCGAGGCGCAAGTCAGAATCCGCATGGAGCTGCTGGAAGGTGAATATCGCCGTGTCACAATCGAAGGACTTGGAAAGTAGAATAGGCTTCCAGAAAGCGGCCGGGCTGGCGTTGCTGGCCGCTCTGTTGTGTACGGCGTGCGCGTCCTCGCCCGCAACCCGTTATTACACGCTGATCACGCCGCAGCCGCCCGCTGCCGTGGCGTCCGGAACGCATTTTACGTTGCAGGTCGAGCGCTTTGACGCTCCGGACCTGTTACTCGACAACCGTATGATCTATTACACCTCACCCACCGAGCTGAACTTCCACGAGTATCACCGGTGGTCGTCAGACCCGGGTGAACTGCTGAGCGACCTGGCAATGAAATTTTTTGCCAGGACGGGTTTATTCCAGGAGGTCTATGCGTTTCCCGCGCCCGTCAAGGTGGATTACACGTTACGCGGACGAGTGCTGGACCTTAGCGAATTACAATACGAAACAGCCGAGGGGAAATCGGGAGAAGTCCGGCTGGGTTTGAAACTGGATCTGCTGCAAACGCGGCAAAACCAGGCTGTGTGGTCTTCTCGTCTGGAGCAGACGGAACCGGTTCACAAACGCAATGTGCAAGGCGCGGTTGAAGCAATGAACATCGCGGCCGAACGCCTTCTGCAGAATGCATATGGAGGCATTTCTCAGGTCGTAGAGCGGGAAGATGTGCAAAAACAACAACACGAGCAAACTCATTGAGTGGAGGGAACGCAGAAGATGGCAACGAATGGTGACCCCGTGCGTTGGGCGCTGATCATTGGATCCTCGAGTGGCTTCGGAGAGGCACTGAGCCTTGAACTGGCCCGATCGGGTCTGGACGTTTTTGGAGTTCATTTTGACCGTCGCTCAGCACAGGAGCGCATCAATGGGATTATCGAAAAGATCAAGTCCGCGGGTCGAGAGGCCGTGTTCTTCAACTTGAACGCCGCCGACGCTGATAAACGGGCTGATGCTCTGGACAAAATGCAGGAACACTGGGTGCAACGGGGTGGAGATCATTGCGTGAAGGTTTTTGTGCACTCCGTGGCTTTCGGCTCGCTGTTGCCCTATGTCACCGAAGATTCCAATGACCAGTTGACGCAGGCGCAAATGGAAATGACCGTGGATGTTATGGGAAACAATCTTGTTTACTGGGTCCAGGAGATTGTGCGGCGAAAAATGATGCGCTCCGGCGGCCGCATTTACGGATTGACCAGCGCCGGCGGCCATAGCGTTATCCCGAATTACGGGGCCGTATCGGCAGCCAAGGCAGTGATGGAATCGCACCTCCGCCAGCTTGCCTTTGAACTGATGCCCCGAGGGATTACCGCAAATGCCATTCAGGCAGGCGTTACAGTAACGCCGGGCTCGAGCAAGATTCCTGGCATCGAAAAACTTGCCGATTTCGCCCGGCTCCGGAACCCTGCGGGCCGCTTAACCACTCCTGAGGATATTGCCCTCGCGGTGGCAGCTCTGATGGATGATCGTACACAATGGATGACTGGCAACGTCATTCGGGTAGACGGCGGCGAGGACATTGTGACGTAAAGGCGCAGGGCCGCTGGGGGAGCGCCTGTTTCAATCACCCGTGTACCGCCTGCTGAGGTTCAATCCAGTTTGTGAATTTCGTTCAGCACCCCAGAAATCGTCGCCCGGATTCTGTAGCTGGCGGCCTGGTGCAACCAACGGCTGGTGTCCGTTTTATCAATCAACCCAAGCGTGGGAATATTGTTGGAGGTCTCGCTCCGGTTCTTGATGACAGGCGAACGAGTTCCGTACGGATCCATTTCGTCTTCATGAGAATCGCACAACATTGTGAAAAGAGCTTTCCGTTTGGCTCGCGTTTCGCCGGCCTTGTCGACACGGTCAAAGCTGATGGCCAGGGCCTGAACATCCAGCACCTGAACTTCCTGGTGACCCCTAACGGGCTTGCTGAGCTCGGCCATAGAGTACGGTCACTAGTATCCCCTCCAATAATCAATCAGGACATTTATCAGTACAGGAATTGTATTTCGAGCCCTTTGCATCTGTAATGGTTTATGGCAGCAAATTTCGAGGATCGTCTGAAACGGATTTATACCAAGCAAGGCGTTGAGCTATTCTCCCACTGTCGGCGGATCTGTTTTGACGCTCTTAGATGGATTTGTTAGCATGAACAATTAAGACTTTCTCCGACGTTTGGGTCATGTCAAGAAATCGAACTCTACCACGAAAGGTCATCCTGGCCAAGCCCAGGGGATTTTGTGCTGGGGTTGGTCGGGCTATTGATGTGGTCAGCCTCGCGCTCGAGCTCTACCAGCCGCCCGTTTATGTCAGAAAGCAGATTGTTCACAATCGTTACGTCATTGAGGGATTGTCGCGGAAGGGTGCCATTTTTGTGGATGAGATTGACGATGTGCCTGAAGGCGCGCTGGTAATTATTAGCGCGCATGGCGCCTCCCCTGACGTTTTCCTGGCAGCTCGGCAAAAGCACTTGAACGTTATCGATGCCACGTGTCCGCTGGTGACGAAGGTCCACGCGGAGGTCAGGCGATTTGCCGGAGAAGGCCAATCAATTATTCTAATCGGCCATGAAGGGCATGACGAAGTGATTGGCACGATGGGCGAACTGCCTGGGCGGATCCAACTGGTGAGCACAGTGGAACAGGCGGAGCAGGTGCAGGTTCCAGACTGTGTCAAGGTCGCTGTTACCACACAAACAACACTGAGCGTGGATGATGCCAGGGCCATCTTGGACGTTTTGAGAAGACGTTTCCCACGGTTGGTGACTCCTGCGAGTGACGATATTTGTTACGCAACGCAAAATCGGCAAGCGGCTGTGAAACAGATTGCGCAGCAGGCGGACCTGGTCCTTGTGGTGGGTTCAGACAACAGTTCAAATTCCGAACGCCTCCGCGAAGTGGCAGAGGCATCCGGCGCCCGCGCCTATTTGATTGATAACGCCTCTGAGATTCAGACTGAATGGCTAGTTGGCGTGGACGTTGTAGGGATAACTGCCGGAGCATCCGCGCCCGAGAAATTGGTCCAGGACGTTGTAGATTGCTTCCGGGAAATGGGCGTAGAAACAATTGAAGAGTTTGAAGCGACGAGGGAGAATGTTGCATTTGCTTTGCCGACCATACGGTTCCAGGAGTTTGAAAGAAATGTCGGCGGCCCCACGTCTCACCCTTAGGAAAAACCTCACCCAAAGCCACATCGTGCTCTAAAGGCTTCAGCTGATCACAGGCATGAGGTTGGGCACAACGCTCAGACGGTCTTGTCCGGCGCGTCGCAAATTGATGCGAGCGGACAATCCATGCACAGTGGCTTCCGTGCCTGGCAGATCTTCCGGCCGAACCAGATCACCTGGTGCCCGAAAGTGATCCAGCGGTCCATGGGGACAAGTTTGATCAGGTCCCGCTCCACATTTTCGGGTGTTTTCCCATTCGACAACTTCAGCCGGTGTGCAATTCGGAAGACGTGCGTATCCACTACAACCCCGGTGGGAATTCCAAACGCAGTCCCAAGCACCACATTTGCAGTTTTTCTGGCGACGCCAGGCAGGGTGAGCATTTCGTCCATGCTTTGGGGCACTTTGCCGTTGAACTCTTCGACAATTTTCTTCGCGGCGCCAATAATGTTCCTTGCTTTGTTGCGGAAAAACCCTGTGGAACGGATGTCTTCTTCAAGGACTTTCTGGTCCAGCCGGGCGAAGTCGCTGGGGCCGGGATATTTGGCAAATAGGGCTGGCGTCACCTTGTTAACTCGTTCATCAGTGCATTGCGCCGAGAGGATGGTGGCGACAAGGAGCTGAAAGGCGTTGTCGTGCTTCAGGGCGCACTCGGCGTTTGGAAACAGCCGGTCAAGCTCGTCAAAAATTGTTCTTAACCGTTGGGGAGATGTATAGCCCGTCTTCTTCCCAACTAAGCGTTTCTTACCGGCTGGCTTTGCTTTCCTGGTGGCGGCAGATTTCATGGAACACTCCCGGCAACGGGCAAACAATGTGGAGAAAGATTGTACGAAGCGGTTCTATTTCAATCCAGCGTTTTCAGCCGAAATCTTTGAAAAAGACGACCAGTCAAGATCCTCACCATTGCGTGCAATCGCGGCGAGAATGTGGTCACGAACGAGACTCGCTACGGGCATCGGCGCCCGTGCATCTGTAGCAGCAGCCAGTACAAGGCTGACATCTTTCAGGCCCAGAGGAAGTTTGAATCCTGCCGGAAGGAATTGCTCTTTGGCGATGAGGCTACCGTAAGTTTTATATACCGGCGCTGAGAACAGCGTGCTTGTCATGACCTCGAGAAACCGTTCGGGCTCGACTTCCGACTTGCGGAGCAGGGCATAGGCTTCACCCAGAGACTCAATCACGCATACGATGAGAAAATTCCCAGCCAGCTTCACCGTGTTGGCTTTGGACGGTTCTTCTCCTACAACGAACGTGCGCTGCCCCATGGCGTCAAACAGAGGCCGGCATTTCTCAACCGCCCTGGCAGGTCCTGCAGCCACGACAAACAGCTTTGCAGCCTCAGCAGCTTCAGGACGCCCGAAGACCGGAGCGGAAATAAATTGACTTCCGCCTTCAGCATGCGCCTGGGTAAGCTCCTGAGCGAGCGCCACGCTGATGGTGCTCATCGAAACGTGAATAGCGCCTGGGGCAAGTCTGGGAATGAGCTGGCCGTCAAGGACAACTGCACGCAACGCCCGATCGTCAGCCAGCATGGTGATTAGAACATCGCTGCCGCAGGCATCGCCAGGCTGGTCTGCAACGGCTGCGCCGTCAGCGCGCAGGCTTTCCGCACGCTCGCGAGTACGGTTGTAAACCGTCACCTCGTGGTCCGCCTTCAAAAGATGGCGGGCCATCGGAAGTCCCATGTTGCCCAGGCCGATGAATCCTATCTCCATGCTTCTCTCTCAGTTTCTTCCGAATTTCCGGATCAACCGCCGAGCAGGTCCAGCATCTCCGGCAGGTCACGATGCACACACGTGAAAACAGGAGTGTCGCGCAGGGTATAGTTGCTGGTCTCGGCGTGGCGCAATTCCATCACCAGATCCAGGAAATGTTCTGGCTTATCACTTTCAAATGCCACTACGAACTCCTGGTCGTCGAGACCGAACGAATATGTGGTGTTCAGCCGGACTGTAGGGAAGCGATGGCCGAGCTCAATGTGTTCATTCATCATTCCCTGGCGCGCCTGTTGGGTCAGCCGATACCAGGCCCTGGTTTTTATGAAAGGATAGACAAATAAATATCGAAATTTGCCGGGAGTAAGTTTGAGGCGAGCTCCTTCCTGGTCATCGTGAACATGATCACGGACGTAGGTGGAACGCTTCGTCATGGCGAGATACGAATACGGCGTGTTCAGATACTTGCCCAGGTCAGTCGCCAGCATGCGAGCTGTCATATCCTGAAAATCCATCAAATTGTAGCTGATTCGCCACAACATGAAATCACAATCGCCGCGAATCCCCACAAGCGAGTATGGAATAATCAGCATATCCGATTCATAACTCCGGGCAACGTCAATGAACTGGCACTTGCCGCGTTTTCGATCCTCCTCTGGAAGCCTCCGCCAGGCGGGATCTACTTTATAGAATGCAAAATTTACGTATTGGCGGCGATTATCTTCGCGTTTTGTCTCCGCTGGTTTTGCATCAGCCAAGGTTTAAACTCCTCCTCCAGGAAATCCAGAGCCAGCGTCTGGAAAACTGGCCAGTCATGCAGATGATTGCCCCAAATCACAGTGTTACAGGGAACCTTTCAATATAGCACGGATCACCTCGACCAAAGGACATGGTGGGAATGCGCGCGGGCAGGTTCAGATTGCGAGACGGCTGAGCATGGAGAGGTGGAGGTCAAGCCCGATCGTTCAGGCCTTATAAGCATCGAGCGGATGGGCGGCAATCCGTGTCTTGGCCGTTACCATCCGCTCGACATGGGGGGACCCGACGCTGAAAGGTTGGGACCGTCCTGCTATGGGTTCGTGGTCGCAGAAGCCTGGCTTTCAGCCGCTGGTTGTTGGGCGCTGACAGGCATCTGGGGAACCATGA
Protein-coding regions in this window:
- a CDS encoding amino acid permease — protein: MAATVANNSATEPGSAELVKGLGLLDCTTIVMGSMIGSGIFIVAAEIAREVGSPGLFLLSWIISGIMTVSAAVTYGELAAMMPKAGGQYVYLREAFSPLFGFLYGWTLFLVIQTGTIAAVAVAFGKFLGFFFPWISERNYLLNLGSVAIFGHPVALTLSTQQGIAIAVLLGLGIVNIFGLRTGAWIQNIFTILKVGALVGLVVAGLWWEANRTRAAVVHTSFWGNARWDTAALTILAVALVGPLFSSDAWNNVTFTGAEVKNAKRNLPLALLIGTGVVCCIYFLTNVIYIRALPFAAIQHAPEDRVATAVMEAMVGSKGAGLMAAAIVISTFGCMNGMSLAGARVYYAMARDRLFFSKVGKVSPKYHTPAVSLMVQAVWASLLTLSGTYNELLDYVIFAVLLFYILTILGLFRLRRTRPDAPRPYRAWGYPVVPVLYIVLALFIEWALLMNRPARSLAGLGIVAVGIPIYFLWHRRSFPAGG
- a CDS encoding amino acid permease, translated to MSDLWVKKSIEQLRQESVDGECGLRRALGPIALISLGIGAIVGAGIFVISGVAVQHTGPALVLSVILSGIGCAFAGLCYSEFASMIPIAGSAYTYAYATIGEFLAWIIGWDLILEYAVGATTVSIGWSGYTLSFLRTLHIPFPAALASSPWTPMKNANGTVVHAYFNFPAFFIIAVITVLLILGIRESASFNNVVVIIKVMVLLLFIGVCALFITRANWVPFLPPNTGTFGDFGWSGVLRGAGLIFFAYIGFDAVSTAAQEARNPERDMPIGIMGSLGISTVIYIGVVLVLTGVTPFTRLNVPDPLAVAVDSTSAHWLSPIVKAGAILGTTAVILVMLLGQTRIFYTMASDGLLPRVFGTVHPRYRTPYKSTALVGVLVAVAGGLIPLRIVGELVSIGTLLAFVIVCGSVLAMRKMRPDIHRPFRTPAVWFVAPMGMIVCLAQMVGLPFDTWIRLFVWMAIGFVIYFGYSRRHSLLRRAGKQSSATSVAKAES
- a CDS encoding HAMP domain-containing protein, which encodes MLASVVDLLLREYRTRPMARFTAWLLAFGTALWVEGIISGGAPGLLWALFVIGLAVSAGYYLVRLTGAFKHYILWHLRRRLVVTYIFIAVVPIVLILVLLGVGAVILNGQFAAFLVTHNVNGQVEKLEQLNRIVAHEAYLSRARTPSQLLDQLQQFYVQQLSQHSANYPGLEVVLRVDNEARAFDLNGTPISSVSTIPAWFKAEEFSGVVSDGGGLFLRAADQGNTPAGRITMILSEPFRPELMDLLGQGIGPVGVIQASIVDAVSMQAVKESLPGSAGGKPQEQVIARSRSLHLPPPANLLDTDVFGTSSLDVIRWNGTEEGSLSQPVFVSVTSRLSILSRHLLATLGQYSRIYLTAFLVIAIVFLAIELLSLVAGIRLVRTITGTVDRLYEATEHIRAGDLSHRISMPAQDQLSSLGGAFDNMMESLQTLLRESQEKTRLEHDIQIAHEIQEQLFPSGAPKVAGLELYGICRPARGVSGDYYDFLPIGNEKVGMVLGDVSGKGVSAALIMAAIQSLIRTRLYLEPTPGKSDSDRFSTARFFSVLNQQMFENTPEEKYATCFYALYDSGTRQLIYTNAGHPAPVLFRKEEVVRLDAGGTPLGLISPVSYCEAKFVLEPGDTLVAFTDGFTESENSFEDEFGERRLIEVVRRAKGGPLHALVDEVYRSVEEWTGGGEPQDDMTLIVARATPE
- a CDS encoding potassium channel protein, whose product is MERSVCDGCISVGLFKRSLEKLRGGCLVSSGRNKAVKSIRTAGLVSALLIALLTIGTAGFHFVQGWSWFKSLYATLMTVSTIGGGPENELNGRGEVFNAILILLGVATVGFAIGTLTKAMIEFELGSFFGRRRMEKEISALKSHFIICGVGRVGRRVASEVSARKFPLVIIERDPARAAWAQERGFPVIIGDAASEAVLRKAHIESARALASAVTSDAQNVYIVLTARGIAPHIPIVARASEEDAESKLLRAGATTVVSPYSFAGQRIARTLTSPYVQRFIDMALSSLSETSLEIEEVKVGNPSNLAGKRLEEANIRDRFGLIVLAIRHQDGQLDFNPNSTQTIAAGDYLIVMGNSQNLRQLESQAGVKE